Proteins from a genomic interval of Tenacibaculum sp. SZ-18:
- a CDS encoding dihydroorotase, which translates to MKQHTTLIKNANIVNEGKTFKGDVLISGEFIEKIASKINVSEGVTVIDAEGKYLIPGMIDDQVHFREPGLTHKANIASESKAAVAGGITSFIEMPNTVPQATTQELLEDKFEIAGKTSYANYSFMFGGTNDNLEELLKTNPENVAGIKLFLGSSTGNMLVDNEEVLEKIFSSTKMIISVHCEDEQTIRDNTAKFKEEFGDDIPIKYHPIIRSEEACYLSSSKAIELAKKTGARLHVFHLSTAKEMELFRNDIPLEEKQITAEVCIHHLWFTDADYDKKGTHIKWNPAVKTANDRAALWEALLDDRIDVIATDHAPHTLEEKSNVYTKAPSGGPLVQHAVIALFEKVKEGVISIEKVVEKMAHNPAKLFQVSKRGYVKEGYYADVVLVDPNNSWEVSKENVLYKCGWSPFEGEKFSSKITHTFINGVLMYDNGMFNEEIKGKRLLFDR; encoded by the coding sequence ATGAAACAACACACTACACTAATTAAAAACGCAAACATTGTAAATGAAGGAAAAACCTTTAAAGGAGATGTTTTAATTTCAGGAGAGTTTATAGAAAAAATTGCTTCAAAGATTAATGTTTCAGAAGGTGTAACCGTCATAGATGCAGAAGGAAAGTATTTAATTCCAGGAATGATTGATGATCAAGTTCATTTTAGAGAACCAGGATTAACACATAAAGCAAATATAGCATCAGAGAGTAAAGCGGCAGTGGCAGGAGGAATTACTTCTTTCATTGAAATGCCAAATACAGTTCCTCAAGCAACAACACAAGAATTATTGGAAGATAAGTTTGAGATTGCAGGTAAAACTTCTTATGCTAATTATTCATTTATGTTTGGAGGAACCAACGATAATTTGGAGGAACTTTTGAAAACGAATCCAGAGAATGTTGCTGGAATCAAATTATTCCTTGGTTCTTCAACAGGAAATATGTTGGTTGATAATGAAGAGGTTTTAGAAAAAATATTTTCATCTACTAAAATGATTATTTCTGTTCATTGTGAAGATGAGCAAACCATTCGCGACAATACAGCTAAGTTTAAAGAAGAATTTGGAGACGATATTCCCATAAAATATCACCCAATTATTAGAAGTGAAGAGGCATGTTATTTATCGTCTTCAAAAGCAATTGAATTAGCAAAGAAAACAGGAGCTCGTTTACATGTTTTTCATTTATCAACAGCAAAAGAAATGGAATTGTTCAGAAATGATATTCCATTAGAAGAAAAGCAGATTACAGCAGAGGTTTGTATTCACCATTTATGGTTTACGGATGCTGATTATGATAAAAAAGGAACGCATATAAAGTGGAATCCTGCAGTTAAAACTGCTAACGATAGAGCTGCTTTATGGGAAGCATTATTAGATGATAGAATTGATGTGATTGCTACTGATCATGCACCTCATACTCTAGAAGAGAAATCTAATGTTTACACAAAAGCTCCAAGTGGAGGGCCTTTAGTACAACATGCAGTAATCGCTCTTTTTGAAAAGGTGAAAGAAGGTGTAATTTCTATTGAAAAAGTGGTTGAAAAAATGGCTCATAATCCTGCAAAACTTTTCCAAGTTTCTAAGAGAGGTTATGTGAAAGAAGGATATTACGCTGATGTTGTTTTAGTAGATCCTAATAATTCTTGGGAAGTTTCTAAAGAGAATGTTTTATATAAATGTGGTTGGTCTCCTTTTGAAGGAGAAAAATTCTCATCTAAAATCACACATACTTTTATCAATGGAGTTTTAATGTACGATAATGGTATGTTCAACGAAGAAATAAAAGGAAAACGCTTGTTATTTGATAGATAA
- the tyrS gene encoding tyrosine--tRNA ligase — protein MAKNLVEELRWRGMVHDIMPGTEEQLEKEMTSAYIGFDPTSDSLHIGSLVPIILLVHLEKSGHKPIALVGGATGMIGDPSGKSDERNLLNEEALANNVNGIKNTLARFLNFESSEKNAPVLVNNYDWMKDFSFIEFARDVGKRITVNYMMAKDSVKKRISGESGSGMSFTEFTYQLIQGYDFFHLHKSHNCMLQMGGSDQWGNITTGTELVRRMNPGGEAKAFAMTCPLITKADGSKFGKSEGGNVWLDAEKTSVYKFYQFWLNTSDEDAEKYIKIFTFLDKETIDALIEEHREAPEARVLQKKLAEEVTTFVHSKEELDKAIAASNILFGKSTSEDLKGLDEATFLDVFDGVPQAVVQKAEFEAGLDMIAALSAKTQFLKSNGDARRALKENSISVNKGKVKEDYTITNSDLIADKYVLLQRGKKNYFLLKVE, from the coding sequence ATGGCTAAAAATTTAGTAGAAGAACTTAGATGGAGAGGAATGGTTCATGATATTATGCCTGGAACCGAAGAGCAATTAGAAAAAGAAATGACAAGTGCTTATATCGGTTTTGATCCAACTTCAGATTCATTACACATTGGAAGTTTAGTACCAATTATTTTATTGGTTCACTTAGAAAAATCTGGTCATAAACCGATAGCTTTAGTTGGTGGCGCAACTGGTATGATCGGAGATCCTTCTGGTAAGTCTGATGAAAGAAATTTACTTAATGAAGAAGCATTAGCAAACAATGTAAACGGAATTAAAAATACACTTGCTCGTTTTTTAAATTTTGAAAGTTCTGAGAAAAACGCACCTGTTTTAGTAAATAACTACGATTGGATGAAAGATTTTTCATTCATTGAATTTGCTAGAGATGTTGGGAAGAGAATTACTGTAAACTACATGATGGCAAAAGATTCTGTGAAGAAAAGAATCTCTGGAGAGTCTGGAAGTGGAATGTCTTTTACTGAGTTTACATATCAATTAATTCAGGGATACGATTTTTTCCATTTGCATAAATCTCACAATTGTATGTTACAAATGGGAGGTTCTGATCAGTGGGGAAATATTACTACAGGAACAGAATTAGTACGCAGAATGAATCCTGGCGGAGAAGCAAAAGCTTTCGCAATGACTTGTCCATTAATTACAAAAGCAGACGGATCTAAATTTGGAAAATCGGAAGGTGGAAATGTTTGGTTAGATGCAGAGAAAACATCAGTATATAAATTCTATCAATTCTGGTTAAACACTTCAGATGAAGATGCAGAAAAGTATATTAAAATTTTCACTTTTTTAGACAAAGAAACAATTGATGCTTTAATTGAAGAGCATAGAGAAGCTCCTGAGGCTAGAGTTTTACAAAAGAAATTAGCGGAAGAGGTTACTACATTTGTGCATTCTAAAGAAGAATTAGATAAAGCAATTGCTGCATCTAATATTTTGTTTGGAAAATCTACATCTGAAGATTTAAAAGGACTTGATGAAGCTACATTCTTAGATGTGTTTGATGGTGTTCCTCAGGCTGTAGTTCAAAAAGCAGAATTTGAAGCTGGTTTAGACATGATTGCTGCGTTATCTGCGAAAACTCAGTTTTTAAAGTCTAACGGAGATGCAAGAAGAGCATTAAAAGAGAATTCGATTTCTGTTAATAAAGGAAAAGTAAAGGAAGACTATACTATTACAAATTCAGATTTAATTGCAGATAAATATGTGTTATTACAAAGAGGTAAAAAGAATTACTTTTTATTAAAAGTAGAATAG
- a CDS encoding DUF4296 domain-containing protein, with translation MKKIYYLIPVLLFIVSCTGNTIYKKPENLIPRDSMVLLLTDMHIASAAKQTKNKFSAKDVSYMHFVYEKYKIDSVRFESSNKYYTSIIDKYDKLLNEVKANLQEKGTVIQREINTSDSIKKSQKKELKKELDSLKNITKKEIKKVNQNTFEE, from the coding sequence ATGAAAAAAATATACTATTTGATTCCAGTACTTCTATTTATAGTTTCTTGTACTGGAAATACAATTTATAAAAAGCCAGAGAATCTCATTCCAAGAGATTCTATGGTTTTATTATTAACAGATATGCATATAGCATCTGCCGCAAAACAAACCAAAAATAAGTTTAGCGCCAAAGATGTGAGCTATATGCATTTTGTATATGAAAAATATAAAATAGATAGTGTTAGGTTTGAAAGTAGTAATAAATATTACACTTCTATTATCGATAAATATGATAAGTTGTTGAATGAAGTTAAAGCAAATCTTCAGGAAAAAGGAACTGTAATTCAACGAGAAATTAATACATCAGACTCTATTAAGAAAAGTCAGAAGAAGGAACTGAAAAAAGAATTAGATTCACTAAAGAATATTACTAAAAAAGAAATCAAAAAGGTCAATCAAAATACGTTTGAAGAGTAA
- a CDS encoding SDR family oxidoreductase — translation MILVTGGTGLVGSHLLYHLTIENDDIIAIYRTQEKIEKAKKVFSYYTGEFQELFNKIKWIKADITETPSLKPIFEHNISTVYHCAALVSFAPKDYFKMRHVNIEGTANVVNFAIEKKVNKFCFVSSIAAIGDSVNGEFINEENEWVDNGDKHGYAITKYGAEMEVWRGSQEGMDVVIVNPGVILGSGFFDEGSGKIFSQVYNGFKFYTEGITGFVSVKDVVKSMISLTKSNIKNERFILVSENKSFKDMLFSIAEVFKVKKPSIEATPLMTSIFWRVDWLLTVITGKAPLMTKNSARSTHNQEFYNSDKIRNFINFEFEKIDKSIRDVYSDFIK, via the coding sequence ATGATTTTAGTAACAGGTGGAACCGGATTAGTTGGATCGCATTTATTGTATCATTTAACCATTGAAAATGATGATATCATTGCGATATATAGAACCCAAGAGAAAATAGAAAAAGCAAAAAAGGTTTTTTCTTATTACACAGGAGAGTTTCAAGAATTATTCAATAAGATAAAATGGATAAAGGCTGATATTACTGAAACCCCGTCGTTAAAGCCAATATTTGAACATAATATTTCGACTGTATATCATTGTGCCGCTTTAGTTTCTTTTGCTCCAAAAGATTACTTTAAAATGCGACATGTTAATATTGAAGGAACAGCCAATGTTGTAAACTTTGCAATTGAAAAAAAAGTAAATAAGTTTTGCTTTGTAAGTTCAATCGCAGCGATTGGAGATTCTGTCAATGGAGAATTTATTAATGAAGAAAATGAATGGGTTGATAATGGAGATAAACATGGATATGCGATTACCAAATACGGAGCAGAAATGGAGGTTTGGCGGGGTAGTCAAGAAGGAATGGATGTCGTAATTGTGAATCCTGGTGTTATTTTAGGTAGTGGATTTTTCGATGAAGGTTCTGGTAAAATATTTAGCCAAGTTTACAATGGGTTTAAATTTTACACAGAAGGAATTACAGGTTTTGTTTCTGTTAAGGATGTTGTAAAATCTATGATTTCTTTAACAAAATCTAATATTAAAAACGAACGCTTCATATTAGTCTCAGAGAACAAATCTTTCAAGGACATGTTATTTTCTATTGCTGAAGTTTTTAAAGTCAAAAAACCAAGCATTGAAGCTACACCATTAATGACTTCAATTTTTTGGAGAGTTGATTGGCTTTTGACAGTAATTACAGGAAAAGCTCCTTTAATGACTAAAAATTCTGCTCGGTCAACACACAATCAAGAATTTTATAATTCGGACAAAATCCGAAATTTTATAAATTTTGAATTTGAAAAAATAGACAAATCAATTCGCGATGTCTATTCTGACTTTATTAAGTAA
- a CDS encoding DUF1800 domain-containing protein, giving the protein MKNKHILHLYNRIGFGILPKEVEKLHSQTRSEIVDTLFQSAKTITPLYIETSFLNSTSTKKIKNKSKRKELMKLNRKKVRELNLIWMGRLMNSKEILREKMTLFWANHFVCEDKNVLYALHYNNTLRNHALGNFGDFVKAISKEAAMLKYLNNKQNKKNSPNENFARELLELFTLGQGNYSEKDIRESARAFTGYNHRFDGDFILKRKQHDNGKKEFLDRVGNFDGNDIIDIILQQKQCARFICHKIYAYFVNDKINSSRIEEMTSIFYKDYNIEKLMKHVLKSDWFYDEENIGVKIKSPIELLATIHKTVPYTFQKSKQQILIQKLLGQVLLYPPNVAGWKTGKGWIDSNTMVTRLRLASVLLNNAEISYSEKDDFKAIVNSVTNEKRRKKAFIKTETNWHIFNKNYESISNEELFESLIICPITSGTKEIINQYKDLPKKDFCIQLMSLPEYQLC; this is encoded by the coding sequence ATGAAAAACAAGCATATTCTTCATTTATACAATAGAATTGGATTCGGAATTCTCCCTAAGGAAGTTGAGAAACTACACTCTCAAACTCGTTCTGAAATTGTCGATACTCTTTTTCAATCTGCAAAAACTATAACTCCATTATATATTGAAACAAGCTTTCTGAATTCGACATCTACAAAAAAAATAAAAAATAAATCAAAGCGAAAAGAATTGATGAAGTTGAATCGGAAAAAGGTTCGTGAGTTAAACTTAATTTGGATGGGCAGACTTATGAATTCTAAGGAAATTCTTCGAGAAAAAATGACATTATTCTGGGCGAATCATTTTGTTTGTGAAGACAAAAATGTACTATATGCTTTACATTACAACAATACGCTAAGAAATCATGCATTAGGAAACTTTGGAGATTTTGTAAAAGCTATTTCTAAAGAGGCAGCAATGCTTAAATATCTCAATAACAAACAAAATAAAAAAAACAGTCCAAATGAAAATTTTGCTCGTGAACTTTTAGAGCTTTTCACACTCGGACAAGGAAACTATTCTGAAAAAGATATACGAGAAAGCGCAAGAGCATTTACAGGTTACAATCATAGATTTGATGGAGATTTTATTCTCAAAAGAAAACAGCATGATAATGGAAAAAAAGAGTTTTTAGATCGAGTAGGGAATTTTGATGGAAATGATATTATAGACATCATCCTTCAACAAAAACAATGTGCACGTTTTATTTGCCATAAAATTTATGCATACTTCGTAAATGATAAAATTAATTCCTCTAGAATTGAAGAAATGACTTCCATTTTCTATAAAGATTACAACATTGAAAAACTTATGAAACATGTATTGAAGTCAGATTGGTTTTACGATGAAGAAAATATTGGGGTAAAAATAAAGTCTCCCATTGAACTTTTAGCAACAATTCATAAAACTGTTCCATATACTTTTCAAAAGTCAAAACAGCAAATACTTATTCAAAAATTACTGGGGCAAGTTTTACTTTATCCTCCAAATGTTGCCGGTTGGAAAACTGGTAAAGGTTGGATCGATAGTAACACTATGGTCACTAGATTAAGACTTGCTTCTGTTCTTTTAAATAATGCCGAGATTAGTTACTCAGAAAAAGATGATTTTAAAGCTATAGTTAACTCGGTTACTAATGAAAAAAGAAGAAAAAAAGCCTTTATAAAAACAGAAACAAACTGGCATATATTCAACAAAAACTATGAGTCAATTTCGAATGAAGAACTATTCGAAAGTTTAATTATCTGTCCAATTACCAGTGGAACAAAAGAAATCATAAATCAATATAAAGATTTACCCAAAAAGGATTTCTGCATTCAATTGATGTCTTTACCTGAATATCAACTTTGTTAA
- a CDS encoding DUF1501 domain-containing protein, with the protein MKRRNFIKRTSLASGGLFFVPQFLKAFENGLPERTNYKKLVIIQLKGGNDGLNTIVPFRNDIYYQNRQRIGIQKSELLNLNSELGFHKSLLPLKRLFDNGYVSIINNVGYPNPNRSHFRSTDIWQTASDSNQYLQSGWVGRFLDETNAKPYGAIEVDESLSLMLKGNNQNGLAITNPKLFHRILNQPFFDNVFNKYSNDSHLSEHNLGYLYNTMIDAKSSAAYIYEKTKTSSSTIEYPKNAFGKQLKTISEFISSGIDTQIYYAGLTGFDTHANQTNRQSRLLKVYAESIEVFVKDLEKNNQFKDTIILTFSEFGRRVKQNGSNGTDHGTANNVFVIGKDLKKNGIYNSLPNLNDLDDNGDLKFSIDFREVYATLLDKWLGIENDKILNKKFSHLGFI; encoded by the coding sequence ATGAAAAGAAGAAATTTTATAAAAAGAACATCATTAGCTTCTGGAGGATTATTTTTTGTTCCTCAGTTTTTAAAAGCTTTTGAAAATGGTTTACCTGAACGCACTAATTACAAAAAACTAGTTATTATTCAATTAAAAGGAGGAAATGATGGATTGAATACTATTGTTCCTTTTAGAAATGATATTTACTATCAAAATCGTCAAAGAATTGGAATTCAAAAAAGCGAATTATTGAACCTTAACAGTGAACTTGGTTTTCATAAAAGTTTATTACCCCTGAAAAGGTTATTTGATAATGGTTATGTAAGTATTATTAATAATGTTGGTTATCCTAATCCAAATCGTTCACATTTTAGATCCACAGATATTTGGCAGACTGCAAGTGATAGTAATCAATATTTACAATCAGGTTGGGTTGGCCGATTTTTAGATGAAACAAACGCTAAACCATATGGAGCAATTGAAGTAGATGAAAGCTTATCTTTAATGCTTAAAGGAAATAATCAAAATGGATTGGCAATTACAAATCCCAAACTATTTCATCGTATATTAAATCAGCCGTTTTTCGATAATGTATTTAATAAATATTCGAACGATTCGCATTTAAGTGAACACAATCTTGGTTACTTGTACAATACCATGATTGACGCGAAATCATCAGCAGCTTACATCTACGAGAAAACTAAAACGAGTTCATCTACCATAGAATATCCCAAAAACGCCTTTGGAAAGCAATTAAAAACCATTTCTGAATTTATTTCTTCAGGAATAGACACACAAATTTATTATGCTGGATTAACAGGTTTTGACACACATGCCAATCAAACAAACAGGCAATCAAGATTATTAAAAGTTTATGCCGAAAGTATAGAAGTTTTTGTAAAAGATTTAGAGAAAAATAATCAATTCAAAGACACTATAATTCTAACATTTTCGGAATTTGGAAGACGAGTAAAACAGAATGGATCTAACGGAACGGATCATGGAACAGCTAATAATGTATTCGTTATTGGAAAAGATTTAAAGAAAAATGGAATATACAATTCATTACCTAATCTAAATGATTTAGATGATAATGGAGATCTTAAATTTTCTATAGATTTTAGAGAAGTGTATGCAACATTACTTGATAAGTGGCTGGGTATAGAAAATGATAAGATTCTAAATAAAAAATTCTCGCATCTGGGGTTCATCTAA
- a CDS encoding DUF4271 domain-containing protein has product MEVITRNLETNDWTTLVFMIALVLLALMKLYKPQLLLGYTIALFSQGFIENRAEKKPSIFSTFHVLIFIFSCLIFTLTLQLIAENIFKLQPYNYFILLAGLTGFTLVKFVLIRLLAHILNIEEQTRYFTFTKSGYLYNISIWLFPILILFKYGYSNIIFLLICISLLLIFRGFLILRNNKKLIFNNFFYFILYFCSLELAPLLIIYKTTTT; this is encoded by the coding sequence ATGGAAGTTATAACACGTAATCTAGAAACGAACGACTGGACAACACTAGTATTTATGATAGCTTTGGTTCTTCTGGCATTAATGAAATTATATAAGCCGCAGCTATTATTGGGATATACTATAGCACTATTTTCTCAGGGCTTTATTGAAAATAGAGCAGAAAAAAAGCCATCTATTTTCTCTACTTTTCACGTTTTAATTTTCATCTTTTCTTGTTTAATTTTTACCTTAACACTACAATTAATAGCTGAAAATATTTTCAAATTGCAACCTTACAACTATTTTATTTTACTAGCCGGCTTAACAGGTTTTACTCTCGTAAAGTTTGTTCTTATAAGGTTATTGGCTCATATTTTAAACATAGAAGAACAAACGAGATATTTTACATTTACAAAGTCTGGATATTTATATAACATAAGTATTTGGCTATTTCCGATCTTAATATTGTTCAAATACGGGTACTCCAATATTATTTTTTTACTCATTTGTATTTCTTTATTACTGATTTTTAGAGGTTTTTTGATTTTAAGGAATAACAAAAAACTGATTTTTAATAACTTCTTTTATTTTATTTTGTACTTTTGCAGCCTCGAATTAGCTCCTTTGCTAATCATATATAAAACAACAACGACATAA
- a CDS encoding polyprenol monophosphomannose synthase: protein MSDTLVIIPTYNEKENIEAIIRATFDQEKAFDVLIVDDNSPDGTAKIVESLQAEFPNQLHIEKRTGKNGLGTAYIHGFKWALARDYEYIIEMDADFSHNPDDLVRLYNACVVDGGDVAVGSRYSVGVNVVNWPMNRVLLSYFASKYVRFITGIPVNDTTAGFVCWNRKVLETIKLDKIKFVGYAFQIEMKYKAWKHGFSIKEVSVIFTDRTLGESKMSGGIVYEALFGVIKMRLKGLPK, encoded by the coding sequence ATGTCTGACACGCTAGTCATCATTCCTACGTATAATGAAAAAGAAAATATCGAGGCAATTATTAGAGCTACCTTCGATCAAGAAAAAGCTTTTGATGTATTAATCGTTGATGATAATTCTCCTGATGGTACCGCCAAAATTGTCGAAAGTTTACAAGCAGAATTTCCAAATCAACTACATATTGAAAAAAGAACTGGTAAAAATGGTTTAGGTACAGCTTACATTCATGGTTTCAAATGGGCATTAGCGAGAGATTATGAATATATTATAGAAATGGATGCTGATTTTTCTCACAACCCGGATGATTTAGTAAGACTTTACAACGCTTGTGTTGTTGATGGTGGAGATGTTGCAGTAGGTTCACGATATTCAGTAGGTGTAAATGTAGTTAACTGGCCAATGAATCGTGTCTTACTCTCTTATTTTGCATCAAAATATGTTCGTTTTATAACAGGAATTCCTGTAAATGATACTACTGCCGGATTTGTATGTTGGAATAGAAAAGTGTTAGAAACCATAAAACTTGATAAAATTAAGTTTGTTGGTTATGCATTTCAAATAGAAATGAAGTATAAAGCTTGGAAACACGGATTTTCAATAAAAGAGGTGTCTGTTATTTTTACTGATCGAACGCTAGGAGAATCAAAAATGAGCGGTGGAATTGTATACGAGGCATTGTTTGGTGTGATAAAAATGAGATTAAAAGGATTACCGAAATAA
- a CDS encoding uroporphyrinogen-III synthase — MKVKTILVSQPAPKTETSPYFDLAEKQRVKVDFRSFIHVEGIPTKEVRAQKIDLNNFSAIILTSRNAVDHFFRIAQEMRFTVPDDMKYFCQSEAVAYYLQKYVVYRKRKIYVGTRTFPELTKLIKKHKDEKFLLPSSDKLKSLIPDELNKLGINWTRADLYRTVVSDLSDLENVFYDVLVFFSPSGIESLFENFPDFKQNNTRIAVFGNSTIKAVEAKGLRVDIAAPTPETPSMTMALEKYIKEVNKK; from the coding sequence ATGAAAGTGAAAACCATTTTAGTGTCTCAGCCAGCACCCAAAACAGAAACTTCACCTTATTTTGACCTTGCTGAAAAGCAAAGAGTTAAAGTTGATTTTAGATCATTTATTCATGTTGAGGGGATTCCGACCAAAGAGGTAAGAGCACAAAAGATTGATCTTAATAATTTTTCAGCAATAATTCTTACGAGTAGAAATGCTGTGGATCATTTTTTTAGAATCGCTCAAGAAATGCGTTTTACTGTACCGGATGACATGAAATATTTCTGTCAATCGGAAGCAGTAGCTTATTATCTTCAGAAATACGTAGTATATCGTAAACGTAAAATTTATGTTGGTACTCGTACATTCCCTGAGCTAACGAAATTAATCAAGAAGCACAAAGATGAGAAGTTCTTACTTCCTAGTTCTGATAAATTAAAATCGTTAATTCCAGATGAATTAAATAAGTTAGGAATTAACTGGACAAGAGCTGATTTATACAGAACAGTTGTAAGTGATTTGTCTGACTTAGAAAATGTATTCTATGATGTTTTAGTGTTTTTTAGCCCATCAGGTATTGAAAGTTTGTTTGAAAACTTCCCTGATTTCAAACAAAATAACACTAGAATTGCTGTGTTTGGAAACTCAACAATCAAAGCGGTTGAAGCCAAAGGTTTACGTGTAGATATTGCTGCACCAACCCCTGAAACTCCTTCGATGACAATGGCATTAGAAAAATATATAAAAGAAGTAAATAAAAAATAA
- a CDS encoding GNAT family N-acetyltransferase, giving the protein MTDVILREAKKEDLSTLLLFEQALIEAEKPLDEFLGEGKLKYYNIEEMIASDSTYLIVAVYGAKLIGSGYVRIEENKIYHKNPKHGYIGFIYVESNSRGKKISTKILKELKRWASKEELKELRLDVYNNNVPALKSYESFGFKKSLVNMRMNI; this is encoded by the coding sequence ATGACCGACGTAATACTTAGAGAAGCTAAGAAAGAAGATTTATCGACATTACTGCTTTTTGAACAAGCATTAATTGAGGCTGAGAAACCTTTAGATGAATTTCTTGGAGAAGGAAAATTAAAGTATTACAATATTGAAGAAATGATTGCGTCGGACAGTACTTATTTAATCGTTGCTGTTTATGGGGCTAAATTAATTGGTTCTGGTTATGTTAGAATAGAGGAAAATAAAATCTATCATAAAAATCCCAAACATGGTTACATTGGTTTTATTTATGTAGAATCAAATTCTAGAGGAAAAAAAATAAGCACGAAAATTTTAAAAGAACTTAAACGGTGGGCATCAAAAGAAGAATTAAAAGAACTTAGATTAGATGTTTACAATAATAACGTTCCTGCTCTAAAATCTTATGAAAGTTTTGGTTTCAAGAAGAGTTTAGTTAACATGAGAATGAATATATAA
- the radA gene encoding DNA repair protein RadA, translating to MAKTKTTYFCQNCGAQHAKWVGQCPNCKEWNTVVEEVVQKEEKRNWKSSLNSQKIVSKPLKIQEIKLNTEERIQTKNNELDTVLGGGLVKGSVVLLGGEPGIGKSTLLLQIALQITEKVLYVSGEESQSQIKMRAERLANQNSNCLVLTETNTQQIFRNVEEVEPDVLVIDSIQTLYTNNIEASPGSISQIKETSAELIKFAKETNTPVLLIGHINKEGNIAGPKILEHMVDVVLQFEGDRNHTYRILRSQKNRFGSTAELGIYEMLSDGLREVTNPSEILISKKDTDLSGTAIASTLEGVRPLMIEIQALVSTAVYGTPQRSTTGYNLKRLHMILAVLEKRAGFKLGAKDVFLNVTGGIYIDDPAIDLAVVAAILSSNQDIAINPDVCFAAEVGLAGEIRPVPKIDQRIVEAEKLGYKTFVTSKYNKISSKNHSIKLILVGKIEEAFATLFA from the coding sequence TGCTAAATGGGTTGGGCAATGTCCTAATTGTAAAGAATGGAATACAGTTGTAGAAGAAGTAGTTCAAAAAGAAGAAAAACGAAATTGGAAATCATCATTAAATTCTCAAAAAATAGTAAGTAAACCTCTAAAGATTCAAGAAATTAAATTGAATACAGAGGAGAGAATTCAAACTAAAAACAATGAGCTTGATACTGTTTTAGGAGGTGGATTGGTGAAAGGATCGGTTGTTTTATTAGGAGGTGAACCAGGAATTGGTAAGTCTACACTGTTACTTCAAATTGCATTACAAATTACCGAGAAAGTATTATACGTTTCAGGTGAGGAGAGTCAATCGCAAATTAAAATGAGAGCAGAACGTTTGGCAAATCAAAATTCAAATTGTTTAGTTCTCACGGAAACCAATACGCAACAAATTTTTAGAAATGTAGAAGAGGTGGAACCAGATGTTTTGGTTATTGACTCCATTCAGACGTTATACACCAATAATATTGAAGCTTCTCCTGGAAGTATTTCTCAAATAAAAGAAACATCCGCAGAACTTATAAAATTTGCAAAAGAAACCAATACTCCCGTTTTATTAATTGGACATATTAATAAAGAAGGAAACATTGCTGGGCCAAAAATTTTAGAACATATGGTGGATGTTGTTCTTCAATTTGAAGGAGATAGAAATCATACCTACAGAATTTTAAGATCTCAAAAAAACAGATTTGGCTCAACGGCAGAATTAGGGATTTATGAAATGTTATCGGATGGCTTGCGAGAAGTTACCAATCCATCGGAAATTCTGATTTCGAAAAAAGATACCGACTTAAGTGGAACTGCAATTGCCTCAACGCTAGAAGGAGTTCGTCCGTTAATGATAGAAATACAAGCATTAGTAAGTACTGCTGTATACGGAACTCCACAACGTTCTACTACCGGTTATAATCTAAAGCGTTTGCATATGATTTTAGCTGTTTTGGAAAAACGAGCAGGTTTTAAATTAGGTGCTAAAGATGTATTTTTAAATGTAACTGGTGGAATTTATATTGATGATCCAGCTATTGATTTAGCAGTTGTAGCGGCAATTTTATCTTCTAATCAGGATATTGCAATAAATCCTGATGTTTGTTTTGCAGCTGAAGTCGGTTTAGCTGGAGAAATTCGTCCCGTTCCAAAAATTGATCAACGAATTGTAGAAGCCGAAAAACTGGGATATAAAACTTTTGTAACCTCTAAATACAATAAGATTAGCTCGAAAAACCATTCTATTAAACTAATTTTAGTTGGAAAAATAGAAGAAGCTTTTGCTACTTTATTTGCTTAA